The following are from one region of the Azospirillum sp. B510 genome:
- a CDS encoding NAD(P)/FAD-dependent oxidoreductase codes for MNKSGVMAVEADAIVVGAGPAGAAFALNLAPLHRVLVLDRRDGPATRIGESLAPAARRLLTDMGLWDAFLAEGHSPCHGGRSVWGGPQPVEADNLRDLDGPGWHLDRGRFDQWLRRLAASRGAALLVPAQPLTVERDGEGWRLGLDAGGRHIPVRARLLVDAGGRGSPLARRLGARRTVSDRLVCGWVHGQDAPARQSGLTWIEAEADGWWYSAPLPEGRRVVAFHTDADLPAAADARDVSSLLRRLSGCSMLSDALRACGFEAEGQGGFCAAHSSSLSPASGDGWLAVGDAALGFDPLSSQGIFNALYTGLAAAEAADRHLSGDTGALPGYAAGLAPIRDAYRAHLHAWYGLERRWRDRPFWRRRLEIPLSPRGEVMWDVPHHSE; via the coding sequence GGCGGTCGAGGCGGATGCGATCGTGGTCGGGGCGGGCCCCGCCGGGGCCGCCTTCGCCCTCAACCTCGCACCGCTGCACCGGGTGCTGGTGCTGGACCGGCGGGACGGTCCAGCCACCCGCATCGGCGAATCGCTGGCCCCGGCCGCCCGCCGGCTGCTGACCGACATGGGCCTGTGGGACGCCTTCCTGGCGGAAGGCCATTCCCCCTGCCATGGCGGCCGTTCGGTCTGGGGCGGCCCGCAGCCGGTGGAGGCCGACAATTTGCGCGACCTCGACGGGCCGGGCTGGCATCTCGACCGTGGCCGTTTCGATCAGTGGCTGCGCCGGCTGGCGGCATCGCGCGGTGCCGCCCTGCTGGTTCCGGCCCAGCCGCTGACGGTGGAGCGGGACGGGGAAGGCTGGCGGCTGGGGCTGGACGCCGGCGGACGCCACATCCCCGTGCGCGCCCGCCTGCTGGTCGATGCCGGCGGGCGCGGCTCGCCGCTGGCCAGGCGCCTCGGCGCCCGGCGGACGGTGTCGGACCGGCTGGTCTGCGGCTGGGTCCATGGCCAGGACGCTCCCGCCCGCCAGTCCGGCTTGACCTGGATCGAGGCGGAAGCCGACGGCTGGTGGTACAGCGCCCCGTTGCCGGAGGGCCGCCGTGTGGTCGCCTTCCACACCGACGCCGACCTGCCGGCCGCCGCCGACGCCCGCGATGTCTCCTCGCTGCTGCGTCGGCTGTCGGGCTGTTCCATGCTTTCGGACGCGTTGCGCGCCTGCGGTTTCGAAGCGGAAGGGCAGGGCGGCTTCTGCGCCGCCCACAGCAGCAGCCTGTCACCCGCCTCGGGCGATGGCTGGCTGGCGGTCGGCGACGCGGCGCTGGGTTTCGACCCGCTGTCGTCTCAGGGCATCTTCAACGCGCTCTATACCGGATTGGCCGCGGCGGAGGCCGCCGACCGCCACCTGTCCGGCGACACCGGCGCGCTGCCCGGCTACGCCGCCGGCCTTGCGCCGATCCGCGACGCCTACCGCGCCCATCTGCATGCTTGGTACGGCTTGGAACGCCGCTGGCGGGACCGTCCATTCTGGCGCCGGCGCCTTGAAATCCCCCTCTCCCCCCGAGGAGAGGTGATGTGGGACGTCCCACATCACAGCGAATAA